A region from the Verrucomicrobiota bacterium genome encodes:
- the lnt gene encoding apolipoprotein N-acyltransferase, whose protein sequence is MNTQFSLQAGRYARYGVAVLAGVLLSLAFPPVRMAGLAWLAPGLILFAALGCRSGPAFRVGFVAGVAHFSTSLYWLLYIPVNKFYPLLGWVAVSTYLALYPAAWVWVSWRIAPVRFQADESWVAAARRFAATSLLARGGWALSAAMLWVGLDMVRGWMLTGFPWNLLGMSQYELLPLIQIVSVTGVPGLSFLVAWGAVVLVMAAVVHGLNPAQRRLWLGDFLPVAVFGLGVWLWGAREIWRYPAAPASSLRVLMIQPSVPQTLIWDGRGNSNRFNHLLEFTELALRTRPDLLLWPEAAIPETLCYDEPTYRAVTNLARKYGVWMIVGSDHAEPKASGKEPDYFNSSFLVSPSGRLAARYDKQKLVIFGEYVPLVDWLPFVKMFTPISGGFARGKHPVPFAFTVPPRTNEASGTMGTPRRLVASVLICFEDVFADLARAAATEETDILVNLTNDGWFSQSAAQWQHAISALFRAVEVRRPLLRCTNNGLTTWVDPLGQMHELYPEDLEYQFGETFKAMTIPIPDAATRTPTFYQRHGDWFGWGCAIGGLLLVGVRRRFREAEPR, encoded by the coding sequence TTGAATACACAGTTCTCATTGCAGGCTGGCCGTTACGCCCGCTATGGCGTGGCGGTGCTGGCGGGCGTGTTGCTTTCACTGGCGTTTCCACCGGTGCGCATGGCGGGGCTCGCGTGGCTGGCGCCGGGGTTGATACTGTTCGCGGCCTTGGGTTGCCGGTCCGGTCCGGCGTTTCGTGTGGGCTTCGTGGCCGGGGTGGCGCATTTTTCCACGTCCCTTTATTGGCTCTTGTATATCCCCGTGAATAAGTTTTACCCGTTACTGGGCTGGGTGGCAGTGAGTACGTATCTGGCGTTGTATCCCGCTGCGTGGGTATGGGTGTCATGGCGGATCGCGCCGGTTCGATTTCAGGCGGATGAATCGTGGGTGGCAGCGGCCCGGCGGTTTGCGGCGACGAGTCTGTTGGCACGCGGCGGTTGGGCATTGAGCGCCGCCATGTTGTGGGTGGGGCTGGATATGGTACGCGGCTGGATGTTGACCGGTTTCCCGTGGAACCTGCTCGGCATGTCGCAATATGAACTGCTGCCGTTGATTCAAATCGTCTCAGTAACCGGGGTTCCGGGCCTTTCTTTCCTGGTGGCGTGGGGAGCGGTGGTGCTGGTGATGGCGGCGGTGGTGCATGGGTTGAATCCCGCGCAGCGCCGGTTATGGCTGGGGGATTTTCTGCCGGTGGCGGTGTTTGGCCTGGGGGTCTGGCTCTGGGGCGCGCGCGAGATCTGGCGTTATCCGGCCGCGCCCGCGTCGTCATTGCGGGTGCTGATGATTCAACCGAGCGTACCGCAAACATTGATCTGGGATGGGCGCGGCAACTCGAACCGTTTCAATCACCTGTTGGAATTCACGGAACTGGCGTTGCGCACGCGGCCCGACCTGTTGCTGTGGCCGGAAGCCGCCATCCCGGAAACCCTTTGTTACGACGAACCCACGTATCGCGCCGTGACCAACCTGGCGCGAAAATATGGCGTCTGGATGATCGTCGGTTCAGATCATGCCGAGCCCAAAGCATCCGGGAAAGAACCGGATTATTTTAACAGCAGCTTCCTGGTATCACCCAGTGGCCGGTTGGCGGCCCGGTATGACAAACAGAAATTGGTGATTTTTGGCGAATATGTGCCGCTGGTGGATTGGCTGCCGTTCGTAAAAATGTTCACCCCCATCAGCGGCGGTTTCGCCCGGGGCAAACATCCGGTGCCCTTTGCATTCACCGTGCCGCCGCGCACCAACGAGGCTTCTGGCACCATGGGGACGCCTCGTCGCCTCGTCGCCTCGGTGCTGATTTGTTTTGAAGATGTGTTTGCCGACCTGGCGCGGGCGGCCGCCACTGAGGAAACCGATATCCTGGTCAATCTGACCAACGACGGCTGGTTTAGTCAGAGCGCGGCGCAATGGCAGCACGCCATCAGCGCCCTGTTCCGCGCCGTGGAAGTGCGGCGTCCCCTCCTGCGCTGCACGAACAACGGCCTGACCACCTGGGTGGACCCGTTGGGGCAGATGCATGAACTCTATCCCGAGGATTTGGAATATCAATTTGGCGAAACCTTCAAAGCCATGACCATCCCCATTCCCGACGCCGCAACGCGCACGCCCACGTTCTATCAGCGTCATGGAGATTGGTTCGGCTGGGGTTGCGCGATTGGCGGACTGCTGTTGGTAGGCGTGCGACGGCGCTTTCGCGAGGCGGAACCACGGTGA